The following nucleotide sequence is from candidate division WOR-3 bacterium.
TTGGGCTCAAGCAAAACACAGTTAACAAGCAAATAATCTAAATTACTGTAAAACTTCAATATGTGTTCATCAGGTCTCGTATCTACAAGGTAACCGAAAGAAAAATTTTCTATAATAAACCCGAAACACTCAACTCCCCTGTGATTATGCATGATTGATGTTTTAAATTTTAATCCCCCAGCATCATATAGATTTTCAGGTTTTGTAATTATAATTTCACTTAAATATTCTCTTAAATATTGAAGTAAAATATTTTCTCTTAAAACTTCCTCTGGAGTAAATAAAACTCCCCTTTTTTTAAGCCCACCTTCTGTCATCCCCTCTACTAATATATTCAATTCCCCTGTATGGTCTAAGTCTTTATGAGTTACCCATATATGAGTTATTTTGTTTGGATAAATTTTATTTTTTAAAAGGCCCTGTAAGGCACCAGGGCCAGGGTCAATATGAATCAAAAAATTTCCCCCCTTTATAATAAAACCACCACTTGATCTTATTCCTTGAAACACAACAATCCTACCTCCACCAGAACCAAGAATAATTAATTCAATCAATCCCCTCTACATAAAATCCTTTTTCAATTAAAATCCGAGTAAAAACACCGGCACCCTTTTTTAACTTTGTTATATTTTTATCAACATAAAAGTGGACATAATTAACACCACAGGAAGGACTTTTTTCTTTTAAAAAAACTTTTTTTATACCCAAATTTTCTAAAATTTTTAAGGCTCTTTTTGCACCCTTAACAAAATAATGGGTTTTATCCTCTCCACTTTCATTTTCTAAAACACTCTCTTCCTTAATAGAACAGGGCTTTCTTGGAACTGAAAGACCAGAA
It contains:
- a CDS encoding MBL fold metallo-hydrolase: MIELIILGSGGGRIVVFQGIRSSGGFIIKGGNFLIHIDPGPGALQGLLKNKIYPNKITHIWVTHKDLDHTGELNILVEGMTEGGLKKRGVLFTPEEVLRENILLQYLREYLSEIIITKPENLYDAGGLKFKTSIMHNHRGVECFGFIIENFSFGYLVDTRPDEHILKFYSNLDYLLVNCVLLEPKEDVYHISLQDIPYVYEITKPKKLILTHFGMKLLKYGFRNISDFLSKYNIPFTLAYDNMKITF
- a CDS encoding DUF523 domain-containing protein, with translation MSIEKEKVAISACILGYPFRFDGKDKKNKEILDKLSQKYILVPICPEILSGLSVPRKPCSIKEESVLENESGEDKTHYFVKGAKRALKILENLGIKKVFLKEKSPSCGVNYVHFYVDKNITKLKKGAGVFTRILIEKGFYVEGID